From a region of the Hippopotamus amphibius kiboko isolate mHipAmp2 chromosome 3, mHipAmp2.hap2, whole genome shotgun sequence genome:
- the TLR6 gene encoding toll-like receptor 6 isoform X8, whose translation MNLVAYQDVLKNSSNPLGVSHFNIMTKDKESTVRSVRFVYIMTLVFGTIIQSSDESEFSVDRSKKGLIHIPKDLPPATKVLDMSRNYISELHLSDIRFLSALKVLRLSHNRIEYLDISIFKFNKDLEYLDLSHNWLQRISCHPITRSLKHLDLSFNDFDVLPICKEFGNLTQLNFLGLSATKLQQLDLLPIAHLHLSCILLDLEGYFVKENEKESLQILNTKKLHLVFHPNSFFSVQVSISVKSLEWLQLTNIKLNDDNCEVLIKFLSELTRGPTLLNVTLNCMETTWKCLVRVLQFLWPKPVEYLNIYNLTIVESIDEEVFTYYETTLRALKIEHVIIRVFLFSQTALYRVFSEMNIVMLTISDTRFIHMLCPQEPSTFKFLNFTQNVFTDSVFQNCSTLGRLETLILQKNELKNLSQISVMTKHMLSLETLDVSWNSLEYNRHDRNCTWVGSIVVLNLSSNILTESVFRCLPPRVKVLDLHNNRIRSIPKDVTSLETLQELNVASNSLAHLPGCGTFSSLSVLIIDYNSVSSPSADFFQSCQKMRSLKAGNNPFQCTCELRDFIQSVGQVSSDVVEGWPDSYKCDYPESYKGTPLKDFHISQLSCSTALLIVTIGVPGLVLAVTVTVLCIYLDLPWYLRMVCQWTQTRHRARNVPLEELQRTLQFHAFISYSEHDSAWVKNELVPCLEKEERVVPL comes from the exons AATTTGGTTGCATACCAAGATGTTCTGAAGAACAGCAGCAACCCTCTGGGGGTTAGCCACTTCAACATCATGACCAAAGACAAAGAATCTACTGTCAGAAGCGTTCGTTTTGTTTACATTATGACCTTAGTATTTGGAACCATAATCCAGTCCTCTGATGAAAGTGAATTTTCTGTGGACAGGTCAAAAAAAGGCCTTATTCATATTCCCAAAGACCTGCCACCAGCAACCAAAGTCTTAGATATGTCTCGAAACTACATATCTGAGCTTCACCTCTCTGACATCAGATTTCTTTCAGCGCTGAAAGTTTTGAGACTTTCCCATAACAGAATAGAGTACCTTGATATTAGTATTTTCAAGTTCAATAAGGATTTGGAATATTTGGATTTATCTCACAATTGGTTGCAGAGGATATCCTGCCATCCGATCACCAGGAGTCTCAAGCATTTAGACCTCTCATTCAATGACTTTGATGTCCTGCCCATCTGTAAGGAATTTGGCAACTTGACTCAACTGAATTTCTTAGGATTAAGTGCTACAAAGTTGCAACAATTAGATCTACTACCGATTGCTCACTTGCACCTAAGTTGCATCCTTCTGGATTTGGAAGGTTATTttgtgaaagaaaatgagaaagaaagtctTCAAATTCTGAATACAAAGAAACTTCACCTTGTTTTTCACCCAAACAGCTTCTTCTCTGTCCAAGTGAGCATATCAGTGAAGAGTTTAGAGTGGTTGCAACTGACTAATATTAAATTGAATGATGACAACTGTgaagttttaattaaatttttatcagAACTCACTAGAGGGCCAACCTTACTGAATGTTACCCTAAACTGTATGGAAACAACTTGGAAATGTTTGGTTAGAGTTTTGCAATTCCTTTGGCCCAAACCTGTAGAATATCTCAATATTTACAATTTAACAATAGTTGAAAGCATTGATGAAGAAGTTTTTACTTATTATGAAACAACATTGAGAGCATTGAAAATAGAACATGTTATAattagagtttttcttttttcacagacAGCATTATACAGAGTGTTTTCTGAGATGAACATTGTGATGTTAACTATATCAGACACACGTTTTATACACATGCTTTGTCCTCAGGAACCAAGCACATTTAAGTTTTTGAACTTCACCCAGAATGTTTTCACagacagtgtttttcaaaattgCAGCACTTTAGGTAGATTGGAGACACTTATCTtacaaaagaatgaattaaaaaacctGTCCCAAATAAGTGTCATGACGAAGCATATGCTTTCTCTAGAAACACTGGATGTTAGCTGGAATTCTTTGGAATACAATAGACATGATAGAAATTGCACTTGGGTTGGGAGTATAGTGGTGTTAAATTTATCTTCAAATATACTTACTGAGTCTGTTTTCAGATGTTTACCTCCCAGGGTCAAGGTCCTTGATCTTCACAATAACAGAATAAGGAGCAtccctaaagatgtcaccagtcTAGAAACTCTGCAAGAACTCAATGTTGCTTCTAATTCTTTAGCCCATCTTCCTGGATGTGGTACCTTTAGCAGCCTTTCCGTACTGATCATTGACTATAATTCAGTTTCCAGCCCATCAGCTGATTTCTTCCAGAGCTGCCAGAAGATGAGGTCCCTGAAAGCAGGGAACAATCCATTCCAGTGTACATGTGAGCTAAGAGACTTTATCCAAAGTGTAGGCCAAGTATCAAGTGACGTGGTAGAGGGTTGGCCTGATTCTTACAAGTGTGATTATCCAGAAAGCTATAAGGGAACCCCACTAAAGGACTTCCACATATCTCAGTTATCCTGTAGCACAGCTCTGCTGATTGTCACCATTGGGGTCCCTGGGCTGGTGTTGGCTGTTACCGTGACTGTCCTCTGTATCTACTTGGATCTGCCCTGGTATCTCAGGATGGTGTGTCAGTGGACCCAGACCCGGCACAGGGCTAGGAATGTCCCCTTGGAAGAACTCCAGAGAACTCTCCAGTtccatgcttttatttcttacagtGAACATGATTCTGCCTGGGTGAAGAATGAACTTGTACCTTGTCTAgaaaaagaag AGCGAGTGGTGCCATTATGA
- the TLR6 gene encoding toll-like receptor 6 isoform X4: MNLVAYQDVLKNSSNPLGVSHFNIMTKDKESTVRSVRFVYIMTLVFGTIIQSSDESEFSVDRSKKGLIHIPKDLPPATKVLDMSRNYISELHLSDIRFLSALKVLRLSHNRIEYLDISIFKFNKDLEYLDLSHNWLQRISCHPITRSLKHLDLSFNDFDVLPICKEFGNLTQLNFLGLSATKLQQLDLLPIAHLHLSCILLDLEGYFVKENEKESLQILNTKKLHLVFHPNSFFSVQVSISVKSLEWLQLTNIKLNDDNCEVLIKFLSELTRGPTLLNVTLNCMETTWKCLVRVLQFLWPKPVEYLNIYNLTIVESIDEEVFTYYETTLRALKIEHVIIRVFLFSQTALYRVFSEMNIVMLTISDTRFIHMLCPQEPSTFKFLNFTQNVFTDSVFQNCSTLGRLETLILQKNELKNLSQISVMTKHMLSLETLDVSWNSLEYNRHDRNCTWVGSIVVLNLSSNILTESVFRCLPPRVKVLDLHNNRIRSIPKDVTSLETLQELNVASNSLAHLPGCGTFSSLSVLIIDYNSVSSPSADFFQSCQKMRSLKAGNNPFQCTCELRDFIQSVGQVSSDVVEGWPDSYKCDYPESYKGTPLKDFHISQLSCSTALLIVTIGVPGLVLAVTVTVLCIYLDLPWYLRMVCQWTQTRHRARNVPLEELQRTLQFHAFISYSEHDSAWVKNELVPCLEKEGIQICLHERNFVPGKSIVENIINCIEKSYKSIFVLSPNFVQSEWCHYELYFAHHNLFHEGSNNLILILLEPIPQNSIPGKTVETVFQLNWEPDGGC, from the exons AATTTGGTTGCATACCAAGATGTTCTGAAGAACAGCAGCAACCCTCTGGGGGTTAGCCACTTCAACATCATGACCAAAGACAAAGAATCTACTGTCAGAAGCGTTCGTTTTGTTTACATTATGACCTTAGTATTTGGAACCATAATCCAGTCCTCTGATGAAAGTGAATTTTCTGTGGACAGGTCAAAAAAAGGCCTTATTCATATTCCCAAAGACCTGCCACCAGCAACCAAAGTCTTAGATATGTCTCGAAACTACATATCTGAGCTTCACCTCTCTGACATCAGATTTCTTTCAGCGCTGAAAGTTTTGAGACTTTCCCATAACAGAATAGAGTACCTTGATATTAGTATTTTCAAGTTCAATAAGGATTTGGAATATTTGGATTTATCTCACAATTGGTTGCAGAGGATATCCTGCCATCCGATCACCAGGAGTCTCAAGCATTTAGACCTCTCATTCAATGACTTTGATGTCCTGCCCATCTGTAAGGAATTTGGCAACTTGACTCAACTGAATTTCTTAGGATTAAGTGCTACAAAGTTGCAACAATTAGATCTACTACCGATTGCTCACTTGCACCTAAGTTGCATCCTTCTGGATTTGGAAGGTTATTttgtgaaagaaaatgagaaagaaagtctTCAAATTCTGAATACAAAGAAACTTCACCTTGTTTTTCACCCAAACAGCTTCTTCTCTGTCCAAGTGAGCATATCAGTGAAGAGTTTAGAGTGGTTGCAACTGACTAATATTAAATTGAATGATGACAACTGTgaagttttaattaaatttttatcagAACTCACTAGAGGGCCAACCTTACTGAATGTTACCCTAAACTGTATGGAAACAACTTGGAAATGTTTGGTTAGAGTTTTGCAATTCCTTTGGCCCAAACCTGTAGAATATCTCAATATTTACAATTTAACAATAGTTGAAAGCATTGATGAAGAAGTTTTTACTTATTATGAAACAACATTGAGAGCATTGAAAATAGAACATGTTATAattagagtttttcttttttcacagacAGCATTATACAGAGTGTTTTCTGAGATGAACATTGTGATGTTAACTATATCAGACACACGTTTTATACACATGCTTTGTCCTCAGGAACCAAGCACATTTAAGTTTTTGAACTTCACCCAGAATGTTTTCACagacagtgtttttcaaaattgCAGCACTTTAGGTAGATTGGAGACACTTATCTtacaaaagaatgaattaaaaaacctGTCCCAAATAAGTGTCATGACGAAGCATATGCTTTCTCTAGAAACACTGGATGTTAGCTGGAATTCTTTGGAATACAATAGACATGATAGAAATTGCACTTGGGTTGGGAGTATAGTGGTGTTAAATTTATCTTCAAATATACTTACTGAGTCTGTTTTCAGATGTTTACCTCCCAGGGTCAAGGTCCTTGATCTTCACAATAACAGAATAAGGAGCAtccctaaagatgtcaccagtcTAGAAACTCTGCAAGAACTCAATGTTGCTTCTAATTCTTTAGCCCATCTTCCTGGATGTGGTACCTTTAGCAGCCTTTCCGTACTGATCATTGACTATAATTCAGTTTCCAGCCCATCAGCTGATTTCTTCCAGAGCTGCCAGAAGATGAGGTCCCTGAAAGCAGGGAACAATCCATTCCAGTGTACATGTGAGCTAAGAGACTTTATCCAAAGTGTAGGCCAAGTATCAAGTGACGTGGTAGAGGGTTGGCCTGATTCTTACAAGTGTGATTATCCAGAAAGCTATAAGGGAACCCCACTAAAGGACTTCCACATATCTCAGTTATCCTGTAGCACAGCTCTGCTGATTGTCACCATTGGGGTCCCTGGGCTGGTGTTGGCTGTTACCGTGACTGTCCTCTGTATCTACTTGGATCTGCCCTGGTATCTCAGGATGGTGTGTCAGTGGACCCAGACCCGGCACAGGGCTAGGAATGTCCCCTTGGAAGAACTCCAGAGAACTCTCCAGTtccatgcttttatttcttacagtGAACATGATTCTGCCTGGGTGAAGAATGAACTTGTACCTTGTCTAgaaaaagaaggtatacaaatttGTCTCCATGAGAGAAACTTTGTTCCTGGCAAGAGCATCGTGGAAAATATCATAAACTGTATTGAGAAAAGTTACAAGTCCATCTTTGTTTTGTCTCCCAACTTTGTGCAGAGCGAGTGGTGCCATTATGAACTCTACTTTGCCCACCACAATCTCTTCCATGAAGGATCTAATAACTTAATCCTGATCTTGCTGGAACCCATTCCACAGAACAGCATTCCAG GAAAGACAGTGGAAACCGTGTTTCAGTTGAACTGGGAACCAGACGGGGGGTGCTGA
- the TLR6 gene encoding toll-like receptor 6 isoform X1 — MNLVAYQDVLKNSSNPLGVSHFNIMTKDKESTVRSVRFVYIMTLVFGTIIQSSDESEFSVDRSKKGLIHIPKDLPPATKVLDMSRNYISELHLSDIRFLSALKVLRLSHNRIEYLDISIFKFNKDLEYLDLSHNWLQRISCHPITRSLKHLDLSFNDFDVLPICKEFGNLTQLNFLGLSATKLQQLDLLPIAHLHLSCILLDLEGYFVKENEKESLQILNTKKLHLVFHPNSFFSVQVSISVKSLEWLQLTNIKLNDDNCEVLIKFLSELTRGPTLLNVTLNCMETTWKCLVRVLQFLWPKPVEYLNIYNLTIVESIDEEVFTYYETTLRALKIEHVIIRVFLFSQTALYRVFSEMNIVMLTISDTRFIHMLCPQEPSTFKFLNFTQNVFTDSVFQNCSTLGRLETLILQKNELKNLSQISVMTKHMLSLETLDVSWNSLEYNRHDRNCTWVGSIVVLNLSSNILTESVFRCLPPRVKVLDLHNNRIRSIPKDVTSLETLQELNVASNSLAHLPGCGTFSSLSVLIIDYNSVSSPSADFFQSCQKMRSLKAGNNPFQCTCELRDFIQSVGQVSSDVVEGWPDSYKCDYPESYKGTPLKDFHISQLSCSTALLIVTIGVPGLVLAVTVTVLCIYLDLPWYLRMVCQWTQTRHRARNVPLEELQRTLQFHAFISYSEHDSAWVKNELVPCLEKEGIQICLHERNFVPGKSIVENIINCIEKSYKSIFVLSPNFVQSEWCHYELYFAHHNLFHEGSNNLILILLEPIPQNSIPGKYHKLKALMAQRTYLEWPKEKSKRGLFWANIKAAFNVKLRLVTENDDVKA, encoded by the coding sequence AATTTGGTTGCATACCAAGATGTTCTGAAGAACAGCAGCAACCCTCTGGGGGTTAGCCACTTCAACATCATGACCAAAGACAAAGAATCTACTGTCAGAAGCGTTCGTTTTGTTTACATTATGACCTTAGTATTTGGAACCATAATCCAGTCCTCTGATGAAAGTGAATTTTCTGTGGACAGGTCAAAAAAAGGCCTTATTCATATTCCCAAAGACCTGCCACCAGCAACCAAAGTCTTAGATATGTCTCGAAACTACATATCTGAGCTTCACCTCTCTGACATCAGATTTCTTTCAGCGCTGAAAGTTTTGAGACTTTCCCATAACAGAATAGAGTACCTTGATATTAGTATTTTCAAGTTCAATAAGGATTTGGAATATTTGGATTTATCTCACAATTGGTTGCAGAGGATATCCTGCCATCCGATCACCAGGAGTCTCAAGCATTTAGACCTCTCATTCAATGACTTTGATGTCCTGCCCATCTGTAAGGAATTTGGCAACTTGACTCAACTGAATTTCTTAGGATTAAGTGCTACAAAGTTGCAACAATTAGATCTACTACCGATTGCTCACTTGCACCTAAGTTGCATCCTTCTGGATTTGGAAGGTTATTttgtgaaagaaaatgagaaagaaagtctTCAAATTCTGAATACAAAGAAACTTCACCTTGTTTTTCACCCAAACAGCTTCTTCTCTGTCCAAGTGAGCATATCAGTGAAGAGTTTAGAGTGGTTGCAACTGACTAATATTAAATTGAATGATGACAACTGTgaagttttaattaaatttttatcagAACTCACTAGAGGGCCAACCTTACTGAATGTTACCCTAAACTGTATGGAAACAACTTGGAAATGTTTGGTTAGAGTTTTGCAATTCCTTTGGCCCAAACCTGTAGAATATCTCAATATTTACAATTTAACAATAGTTGAAAGCATTGATGAAGAAGTTTTTACTTATTATGAAACAACATTGAGAGCATTGAAAATAGAACATGTTATAattagagtttttcttttttcacagacAGCATTATACAGAGTGTTTTCTGAGATGAACATTGTGATGTTAACTATATCAGACACACGTTTTATACACATGCTTTGTCCTCAGGAACCAAGCACATTTAAGTTTTTGAACTTCACCCAGAATGTTTTCACagacagtgtttttcaaaattgCAGCACTTTAGGTAGATTGGAGACACTTATCTtacaaaagaatgaattaaaaaacctGTCCCAAATAAGTGTCATGACGAAGCATATGCTTTCTCTAGAAACACTGGATGTTAGCTGGAATTCTTTGGAATACAATAGACATGATAGAAATTGCACTTGGGTTGGGAGTATAGTGGTGTTAAATTTATCTTCAAATATACTTACTGAGTCTGTTTTCAGATGTTTACCTCCCAGGGTCAAGGTCCTTGATCTTCACAATAACAGAATAAGGAGCAtccctaaagatgtcaccagtcTAGAAACTCTGCAAGAACTCAATGTTGCTTCTAATTCTTTAGCCCATCTTCCTGGATGTGGTACCTTTAGCAGCCTTTCCGTACTGATCATTGACTATAATTCAGTTTCCAGCCCATCAGCTGATTTCTTCCAGAGCTGCCAGAAGATGAGGTCCCTGAAAGCAGGGAACAATCCATTCCAGTGTACATGTGAGCTAAGAGACTTTATCCAAAGTGTAGGCCAAGTATCAAGTGACGTGGTAGAGGGTTGGCCTGATTCTTACAAGTGTGATTATCCAGAAAGCTATAAGGGAACCCCACTAAAGGACTTCCACATATCTCAGTTATCCTGTAGCACAGCTCTGCTGATTGTCACCATTGGGGTCCCTGGGCTGGTGTTGGCTGTTACCGTGACTGTCCTCTGTATCTACTTGGATCTGCCCTGGTATCTCAGGATGGTGTGTCAGTGGACCCAGACCCGGCACAGGGCTAGGAATGTCCCCTTGGAAGAACTCCAGAGAACTCTCCAGTtccatgcttttatttcttacagtGAACATGATTCTGCCTGGGTGAAGAATGAACTTGTACCTTGTCTAgaaaaagaaggtatacaaatttGTCTCCATGAGAGAAACTTTGTTCCTGGCAAGAGCATCGTGGAAAATATCATAAACTGTATTGAGAAAAGTTACAAGTCCATCTTTGTTTTGTCTCCCAACTTTGTGCAGAGCGAGTGGTGCCATTATGAACTCTACTTTGCCCACCACAATCTCTTCCATGAAGGATCTAATAACTTAATCCTGATCTTGCTGGAACCCATTCCACAGAACAGCATTCCAGGCAAGTATCACAAGCTCAAAGCTCTCATGGCACAGAGAACTTATTTGGAATGGCCCAAGGAGAAGAGCAAACGTGGACTTTTTTGGGCCAATATTAAAGCTGCTTTTAATGTTAAATTAAGACTAGTCACTGAAAATGATGATGTGAAagcttga
- the TLR6 gene encoding toll-like receptor 6 isoform X2, which produces MTKDKESTVRSVRFVYIMTLVFGTIIQSSDESEFSVDRSKKGLIHIPKDLPPATKVLDMSRNYISELHLSDIRFLSALKVLRLSHNRIEYLDISIFKFNKDLEYLDLSHNWLQRISCHPITRSLKHLDLSFNDFDVLPICKEFGNLTQLNFLGLSATKLQQLDLLPIAHLHLSCILLDLEGYFVKENEKESLQILNTKKLHLVFHPNSFFSVQVSISVKSLEWLQLTNIKLNDDNCEVLIKFLSELTRGPTLLNVTLNCMETTWKCLVRVLQFLWPKPVEYLNIYNLTIVESIDEEVFTYYETTLRALKIEHVIIRVFLFSQTALYRVFSEMNIVMLTISDTRFIHMLCPQEPSTFKFLNFTQNVFTDSVFQNCSTLGRLETLILQKNELKNLSQISVMTKHMLSLETLDVSWNSLEYNRHDRNCTWVGSIVVLNLSSNILTESVFRCLPPRVKVLDLHNNRIRSIPKDVTSLETLQELNVASNSLAHLPGCGTFSSLSVLIIDYNSVSSPSADFFQSCQKMRSLKAGNNPFQCTCELRDFIQSVGQVSSDVVEGWPDSYKCDYPESYKGTPLKDFHISQLSCSTALLIVTIGVPGLVLAVTVTVLCIYLDLPWYLRMVCQWTQTRHRARNVPLEELQRTLQFHAFISYSEHDSAWVKNELVPCLEKEGIQICLHERNFVPGKSIVENIINCIEKSYKSIFVLSPNFVQSEWCHYELYFAHHNLFHEGSNNLILILLEPIPQNSIPGKYHKLKALMAQRTYLEWPKEKSKRGLFWANIKAAFNVKLRLVTENDDVKA; this is translated from the coding sequence ATGACCAAAGACAAAGAATCTACTGTCAGAAGCGTTCGTTTTGTTTACATTATGACCTTAGTATTTGGAACCATAATCCAGTCCTCTGATGAAAGTGAATTTTCTGTGGACAGGTCAAAAAAAGGCCTTATTCATATTCCCAAAGACCTGCCACCAGCAACCAAAGTCTTAGATATGTCTCGAAACTACATATCTGAGCTTCACCTCTCTGACATCAGATTTCTTTCAGCGCTGAAAGTTTTGAGACTTTCCCATAACAGAATAGAGTACCTTGATATTAGTATTTTCAAGTTCAATAAGGATTTGGAATATTTGGATTTATCTCACAATTGGTTGCAGAGGATATCCTGCCATCCGATCACCAGGAGTCTCAAGCATTTAGACCTCTCATTCAATGACTTTGATGTCCTGCCCATCTGTAAGGAATTTGGCAACTTGACTCAACTGAATTTCTTAGGATTAAGTGCTACAAAGTTGCAACAATTAGATCTACTACCGATTGCTCACTTGCACCTAAGTTGCATCCTTCTGGATTTGGAAGGTTATTttgtgaaagaaaatgagaaagaaagtctTCAAATTCTGAATACAAAGAAACTTCACCTTGTTTTTCACCCAAACAGCTTCTTCTCTGTCCAAGTGAGCATATCAGTGAAGAGTTTAGAGTGGTTGCAACTGACTAATATTAAATTGAATGATGACAACTGTgaagttttaattaaatttttatcagAACTCACTAGAGGGCCAACCTTACTGAATGTTACCCTAAACTGTATGGAAACAACTTGGAAATGTTTGGTTAGAGTTTTGCAATTCCTTTGGCCCAAACCTGTAGAATATCTCAATATTTACAATTTAACAATAGTTGAAAGCATTGATGAAGAAGTTTTTACTTATTATGAAACAACATTGAGAGCATTGAAAATAGAACATGTTATAattagagtttttcttttttcacagacAGCATTATACAGAGTGTTTTCTGAGATGAACATTGTGATGTTAACTATATCAGACACACGTTTTATACACATGCTTTGTCCTCAGGAACCAAGCACATTTAAGTTTTTGAACTTCACCCAGAATGTTTTCACagacagtgtttttcaaaattgCAGCACTTTAGGTAGATTGGAGACACTTATCTtacaaaagaatgaattaaaaaacctGTCCCAAATAAGTGTCATGACGAAGCATATGCTTTCTCTAGAAACACTGGATGTTAGCTGGAATTCTTTGGAATACAATAGACATGATAGAAATTGCACTTGGGTTGGGAGTATAGTGGTGTTAAATTTATCTTCAAATATACTTACTGAGTCTGTTTTCAGATGTTTACCTCCCAGGGTCAAGGTCCTTGATCTTCACAATAACAGAATAAGGAGCAtccctaaagatgtcaccagtcTAGAAACTCTGCAAGAACTCAATGTTGCTTCTAATTCTTTAGCCCATCTTCCTGGATGTGGTACCTTTAGCAGCCTTTCCGTACTGATCATTGACTATAATTCAGTTTCCAGCCCATCAGCTGATTTCTTCCAGAGCTGCCAGAAGATGAGGTCCCTGAAAGCAGGGAACAATCCATTCCAGTGTACATGTGAGCTAAGAGACTTTATCCAAAGTGTAGGCCAAGTATCAAGTGACGTGGTAGAGGGTTGGCCTGATTCTTACAAGTGTGATTATCCAGAAAGCTATAAGGGAACCCCACTAAAGGACTTCCACATATCTCAGTTATCCTGTAGCACAGCTCTGCTGATTGTCACCATTGGGGTCCCTGGGCTGGTGTTGGCTGTTACCGTGACTGTCCTCTGTATCTACTTGGATCTGCCCTGGTATCTCAGGATGGTGTGTCAGTGGACCCAGACCCGGCACAGGGCTAGGAATGTCCCCTTGGAAGAACTCCAGAGAACTCTCCAGTtccatgcttttatttcttacagtGAACATGATTCTGCCTGGGTGAAGAATGAACTTGTACCTTGTCTAgaaaaagaaggtatacaaatttGTCTCCATGAGAGAAACTTTGTTCCTGGCAAGAGCATCGTGGAAAATATCATAAACTGTATTGAGAAAAGTTACAAGTCCATCTTTGTTTTGTCTCCCAACTTTGTGCAGAGCGAGTGGTGCCATTATGAACTCTACTTTGCCCACCACAATCTCTTCCATGAAGGATCTAATAACTTAATCCTGATCTTGCTGGAACCCATTCCACAGAACAGCATTCCAGGCAAGTATCACAAGCTCAAAGCTCTCATGGCACAGAGAACTTATTTGGAATGGCCCAAGGAGAAGAGCAAACGTGGACTTTTTTGGGCCAATATTAAAGCTGCTTTTAATGTTAAATTAAGACTAGTCACTGAAAATGATGATGTGAAagcttga